In the Sinorhizobium arboris LMG 14919 genome, one interval contains:
- a CDS encoding MBL fold metallo-hydrolase, protein MHGPDVAAFYDAATGSIQYVVADPETGKCAIIDPVLDFDQKSGSTATTNADAILDHVAKRGLSVEWILDTHPHADHFSAARYLRDRTGAPTAIGEHVKGVQKIWKQIYNWPDFVCDGSQWDRLFRDGDVFNIGNLEARVLHSPGHTLASISYIVGDAVFIHDTLFMPDSGSARADFPGGSAESLWNSIQAILALPGETRLFTGHDYRPGGREALWESTVAEQKARNAHVAGKSRADFVGLREARDRTLPMPKLILHALQVNIRGGELPVAEGNGRRYLKIPLDAFPGVAWE, encoded by the coding sequence ATGCATGGGCCTGATGTAGCTGCCTTTTACGACGCGGCCACGGGCAGCATCCAGTATGTCGTGGCCGACCCGGAAACGGGCAAATGCGCGATCATCGATCCGGTGCTCGATTTCGATCAGAAGTCGGGTTCCACCGCGACGACGAATGCCGACGCCATCCTCGATCATGTGGCCAAGCGTGGCTTGAGTGTCGAATGGATACTGGACACCCATCCGCACGCGGATCATTTTTCGGCGGCACGCTACCTCAGGGATCGAACGGGAGCGCCGACGGCTATCGGCGAGCACGTGAAAGGCGTGCAGAAAATCTGGAAACAGATCTACAATTGGCCGGATTTCGTGTGTGACGGTTCGCAGTGGGATCGGCTGTTTCGCGATGGCGATGTGTTCAATATCGGGAATCTCGAAGCCCGTGTACTGCACTCGCCTGGGCATACGCTTGCGTCGATCAGCTACATCGTCGGCGATGCGGTCTTCATTCACGACACGTTGTTCATGCCTGACAGCGGGTCCGCCCGCGCCGATTTCCCCGGCGGCAGCGCCGAGAGCCTGTGGAACTCGATTCAGGCCATTCTTGCTCTTCCCGGCGAGACCCGTCTCTTCACCGGACATGACTATCGGCCAGGCGGACGTGAAGCTCTGTGGGAAAGTACGGTGGCGGAACAGAAAGCCCGCAATGCGCATGTCGCGGGAAAAAGCCGAGCCGATTTCGTCGGTCTGCGAGAGGCGCGCGACAGGACGTTACCGATGCCCAAGCTGATTCTGCATGCTCTGCAGGTCAATATACGCGGCGGAGAACTGCCGGTTGCCGAAGGCAATGGCCGCCGCTACCTCAAGATACCGCTGGACGCCTTTCCCGGCGTCGCCTGGGAATGA
- a CDS encoding aminotransferase class V-fold PLP-dependent enzyme, producing MNISTVRQNTIDVNIQAPEVIMQAVRYEPKENLTPLERFRRGLDRNGLIDFLRDDLVGAAAQIEGPYGVRNLVYADYVASGRALRTVERFILEDVLPFYANSHTEASYCGGFMTRMRREARALIAEFCGANERHAVIFTGSGATSGLNRLVKLFGVTEAVAAGKTVRVIIGPYEHHSNILPWRESGAEIVELTESPRGGPELFLLEQALQTGSPDLTICTLSAASNVTGITSDVAAITNLVKSAGAKMIWDYAGAGPYVPISMSPGGSAEIDAIVLSPHKFIGGPGASGILIVRRDGLATSKPSWPGGGTVKFVSPETHDYSDSLEAREEAGTPNVVGDIRAALTFAVKHAIGLKEMARRNRELTLRAFSAWKDIPQMEILGLPGADRLPIFSFRIRNGKGGYIHQQLVTRMLSDRFGIQARGGCACAGPYVHRLLSIDARQSELMRQAILAGDEIKKPGFTRLNFSVLLSDEKVKFILDSVAKLAADAPTFEQDYDFDPARAIFFPRVAAEKGNAHAWA from the coding sequence GTGAACATTTCGACGGTGCGGCAGAATACAATCGATGTCAACATTCAAGCCCCGGAGGTGATCATGCAAGCTGTGCGCTATGAACCGAAAGAGAACCTCACGCCTCTTGAACGGTTTCGCCGCGGGCTGGACCGCAACGGTCTGATAGACTTCCTGCGGGACGATCTCGTCGGGGCCGCTGCGCAGATCGAGGGCCCCTACGGCGTCAGGAACCTGGTTTATGCCGACTATGTTGCATCCGGACGGGCGCTTCGAACGGTCGAACGTTTCATTCTGGAAGACGTCCTGCCGTTTTACGCCAACAGCCATACCGAGGCTTCCTACTGCGGCGGTTTCATGACCCGCATGCGCCGGGAGGCGCGGGCATTGATCGCCGAGTTCTGCGGAGCGAACGAGAGACATGCGGTCATTTTTACCGGATCCGGCGCGACTTCAGGATTGAACCGCCTCGTCAAACTGTTCGGCGTCACCGAAGCGGTCGCGGCAGGAAAAACCGTGCGGGTGATCATCGGTCCGTACGAGCACCACTCCAACATTCTTCCCTGGCGCGAAAGCGGGGCGGAAATCGTAGAGCTGACCGAGTCGCCCAGGGGCGGGCCAGAGCTTTTCCTTCTGGAGCAGGCTCTGCAAACCGGATCTCCCGACCTGACCATCTGTACGCTGTCCGCGGCCTCGAACGTTACGGGAATCACCAGCGACGTCGCCGCGATTACGAACCTGGTGAAATCGGCCGGGGCCAAGATGATCTGGGATTATGCAGGGGCCGGTCCCTATGTACCGATTTCGATGTCGCCGGGCGGCTCGGCGGAGATCGACGCCATCGTTCTATCGCCGCACAAATTCATTGGCGGCCCGGGCGCTTCCGGGATTTTGATCGTCCGGCGCGACGGTCTGGCAACGAGTAAACCCTCCTGGCCGGGTGGGGGGACGGTGAAATTCGTCTCGCCGGAAACGCATGACTACAGCGACAGCCTCGAAGCCCGCGAAGAGGCGGGGACGCCGAACGTCGTCGGCGACATCCGGGCGGCCCTCACCTTTGCCGTCAAGCACGCAATCGGCTTGAAGGAAATGGCGCGGCGCAATCGCGAGCTTACCCTTCGGGCCTTTTCCGCATGGAAGGATATCCCGCAGATGGAGATCCTTGGCCTTCCCGGGGCGGACCGGCTGCCGATTTTCTCCTTCCGCATCCGGAACGGCAAGGGGGGATATATTCACCAGCAACTCGTCACGCGCATGCTGAGCGACCGGTTCGGCATTCAGGCCCGTGGCGGCTGCGCCTGCGCCGGGCCTTATGTTCACAGGCTGCTGTCGATCGATGCGCGGCAATCAGAGCTGATGCGCCAAGCCATTCTCGCCGGCGACGAAATAAAAAAGCCCGGCTTCACGCGGCTGAATTTCAGCGTTCTGCTCTCGGACGAAAAGGTGAAATTCATCCTCGATTCCGTCGCTAAACTGGCTGCTGACGCGCCGACGTTCGAGCAGGATTACGACTTCGATCCGGCACGTGCGATCTTCTTTCCTCGTGTAGCAGCCGAGAAAGGCAACGCACATGCATGGGCCTGA
- a CDS encoding Lrp/AsnC family transcriptional regulator, whose product MIESQAKVDGFDLKILAALQKDSNLSQRELAEKVGLSQNACWRRLQRLHSIGMIRGSHSDIDLGALGLDLIVFVMIRTRHHSKEWSDGFRAHVERLPEVIDFYRIGGEWDYLIKVVTRGMSGYDAFYQKLITNFDLATVTGFFSMEAIIDNRPVDLTRLR is encoded by the coding sequence ATGATCGAGTCTCAAGCAAAAGTCGATGGTTTCGATCTGAAGATCCTGGCGGCACTGCAAAAGGATTCGAACCTCTCGCAGCGCGAGCTGGCCGAGAAGGTAGGGTTATCGCAAAATGCCTGCTGGCGCCGTCTGCAGCGGCTTCACTCAATTGGAATGATCCGCGGATCCCACAGCGATATAGACCTCGGCGCGTTGGGCCTCGATCTGATCGTGTTTGTCATGATTCGCACCCGTCACCACTCCAAGGAGTGGAGCGACGGCTTCAGGGCGCATGTTGAACGGCTTCCGGAAGTCATCGATTTTTACCGAATCGGCGGGGAATGGGACTACCTGATCAAAGTCGTCACCAGAGGCATGTCCGGCTATGACGCCTTTTATCAGAAGCTCATCACAAATTTCGACCTCGCGACCGTGACGGGCTTCTTTTCGATGGAAGCGATCATTGACAACCGTCCTGTGGATTTGACACGTCTCCGGTAA
- a CDS encoding choline transporter, whose product MSYIISTAYAAVLLSAVFVIVRWGNVHCRGQTPVGICTFVALLFTAGLDMGLVMLPLTEFPAYAADRAYGFTNPLAIEFGMWGPLVWMMYFLSAFYFVVLEPRLQVFEIAIVKWLYNLTVIATCAFTCYLFLTALPSYVEGISTPVCWAIVVTVIGASVYSSSNVNFMKWLAVTSTWMFVTLALVALLAAAYYYSDIGVSGLASNVGLLSDYFANLHRFVSPITEYHEFYLFWWFSWSIMIGQFVSMFVGGLGTWRLAVAMILLPSIPLAVWFAVLYIYFQQQIVIPIWLNWFMVTVGIIFVVNSLDSLIRLYGLNLGWTKSRLGGGIYYPLHFLLQLGLVMAYQFTPFRIEWVGVIVIGIYAAIYALILRHHTHVRAAVTEARSATA is encoded by the coding sequence GTGAGCTACATCATCAGCACCGCCTATGCCGCGGTCCTTCTCAGTGCCGTTTTCGTCATCGTCCGCTGGGGCAACGTCCACTGTCGCGGGCAAACTCCCGTCGGCATATGCACGTTCGTGGCGCTGCTGTTCACCGCTGGCCTGGATATGGGGCTGGTTATGCTTCCCTTGACCGAATTTCCGGCCTATGCGGCTGACAGGGCCTACGGCTTCACTAATCCGCTCGCAATCGAGTTCGGCATGTGGGGTCCGCTGGTCTGGATGATGTACTTCCTCTCGGCTTTTTACTTCGTGGTGCTCGAACCCCGGCTTCAGGTCTTCGAGATCGCAATCGTCAAATGGCTCTACAATCTCACGGTCATCGCGACCTGCGCGTTCACGTGCTATCTCTTCCTCACGGCCCTGCCGAGCTATGTCGAGGGAATCTCGACGCCCGTGTGCTGGGCGATCGTCGTCACCGTCATCGGGGCATCCGTCTATTCCAGCAGCAATGTCAATTTCATGAAATGGCTGGCCGTCACCTCGACATGGATGTTCGTGACACTGGCTCTCGTGGCGCTGTTGGCTGCCGCCTATTACTACAGCGACATCGGCGTCAGCGGCCTTGCGTCGAATGTGGGTCTGCTGTCGGACTATTTTGCAAATCTGCACCGCTTCGTCAGCCCTATCACCGAATATCACGAGTTCTATCTGTTCTGGTGGTTCTCCTGGAGCATCATGATCGGCCAGTTCGTTTCGATGTTCGTCGGAGGACTTGGGACATGGCGGCTGGCCGTCGCCATGATCCTCTTGCCTTCGATCCCCTTGGCCGTATGGTTCGCGGTGCTTTACATCTATTTCCAGCAGCAGATCGTCATTCCGATCTGGTTGAACTGGTTCATGGTCACGGTCGGCATCATATTCGTCGTGAACTCGCTCGACTCCCTGATCCGCCTTTACGGGCTCAATCTCGGCTGGACGAAATCGCGGCTCGGCGGGGGAATATACTATCCGCTGCACTTCCTCCTTCAGCTCGGCCTCGTGATGGCTTACCAGTTCACGCCGTTCAGGATCGAATGGGTGGGCGTCATCGTGATCGGCATTTACGCGGCGATTTATGCGCTCATTTTACGGCATCACACGCACGTCCGGGCGGCAGTGACCGAAGCCCGGAGTGCGACAGCGTAG
- a CDS encoding exopeptide, translated as MDKAGIAFLVLILVLISIVMSILAVEREPDAPPTGSIIAPAVRTRQGRQASRRS; from the coding sequence ATGGATAAAGCGGGAATCGCCTTTCTGGTGCTTATACTCGTGCTCATCTCTATCGTGATGAGCATACTGGCGGTCGAGCGGGAACCGGACGCACCACCCACCGGATCGATCATCGCCCCAGCCGTCAGAACCCGTCAGGGCCGCCAAGCGTCCCGCAGAAGCTGA
- a CDS encoding TrkH family potassium uptake protein codes for MTTDRLRFVLFLNGLFILALAVAMLVPAIVDFAADDGKDAIIFVSSAAAIGALGSMFIAAFKQDQIDLTDRRTGLLITVSAWLSVSIVGAVPLYNSGLGLSWTDAVFETASALTTTGSTILVGLDDMPPGLLIWRSLLQWLGGIGIIVMALSVFPALRVGGMQLFRSESSDISEKPFPKVHQIARNILIVYVSLTLACAVSLDIAGMSTFDAVNHAMTTIATGGHSTRDASIGFYNSLAIEIVTIVFMISGALPLAFYAVFLLNRGKRSAIEGQIIPFLSVLAAAILACTAWNISQGMSPPVALRLSAFNVTSIMTDTGFATADFSTWGSFAVGLFFMLYLVGGCAGSTAGAIKIFRWQILFEGTGRALRIMLYPQAVVPVRFQGKSVDDVAISNVRNFFFLYIMTLLFMSLLVMATGLDFLSSISSVAQAMANAGPGLGPVVGPATNFAAIPDTAKWLIAFAMVIGRLELVTFLAVLQPWFWRR; via the coding sequence ATGACCACCGATCGACTCCGCTTTGTCCTCTTCCTCAACGGTCTCTTTATATTGGCGTTGGCGGTGGCCATGCTGGTGCCGGCGATCGTCGATTTCGCCGCTGACGACGGCAAGGATGCTATCATCTTCGTGAGCAGTGCAGCAGCGATCGGCGCTCTCGGATCTATGTTCATCGCCGCCTTCAAGCAGGATCAGATCGACCTCACCGACCGCAGGACGGGGCTCCTCATAACGGTCAGTGCCTGGCTTTCGGTCTCAATTGTCGGAGCCGTCCCACTGTATAATTCGGGACTCGGCCTCAGTTGGACCGATGCAGTGTTCGAAACAGCATCCGCCTTGACGACGACGGGTTCCACGATCCTGGTGGGGCTCGATGACATGCCGCCGGGACTCTTGATTTGGCGCTCGCTGCTGCAATGGCTCGGCGGGATCGGCATCATCGTCATGGCGCTCAGCGTGTTTCCGGCATTGCGCGTCGGTGGCATGCAGCTCTTCCGCTCCGAGTCGTCCGACATTTCCGAAAAGCCATTTCCGAAGGTGCACCAGATCGCCCGCAACATCCTGATCGTGTACGTATCGCTCACTTTGGCTTGCGCCGTGTCGCTCGACATCGCCGGTATGTCGACTTTCGATGCCGTCAATCATGCGATGACGACGATCGCGACAGGTGGCCATTCGACCAGAGACGCCTCGATCGGCTTCTACAATTCCCTGGCGATCGAGATCGTCACGATCGTTTTTATGATTTCCGGTGCGCTACCGCTCGCCTTTTACGCCGTGTTTCTTCTGAACCGCGGCAAGCGCAGCGCCATCGAAGGGCAGATAATACCTTTTCTGTCAGTGCTTGCTGCGGCCATCCTCGCCTGCACGGCGTGGAACATCAGCCAAGGCATGTCGCCGCCCGTCGCCCTGCGGCTGTCCGCCTTCAACGTCACCTCGATCATGACGGATACCGGCTTTGCCACCGCCGATTTCTCCACGTGGGGGAGTTTCGCCGTAGGCCTCTTCTTCATGCTGTATCTCGTCGGCGGCTGTGCCGGTTCGACGGCGGGTGCGATCAAGATATTCCGCTGGCAGATCCTCTTCGAAGGGACCGGGCGAGCCCTTCGCATCATGCTTTACCCGCAAGCCGTTGTGCCGGTCCGCTTCCAGGGCAAGTCCGTCGACGACGTGGCGATCAGCAACGTCCGCAACTTCTTTTTCCTCTACATCATGACCCTGCTCTTCATGTCGCTTCTCGTGATGGCGACGGGGCTTGATTTTCTTTCGTCCATCTCTTCGGTCGCGCAAGCCATGGCGAATGCAGGGCCAGGCCTCGGCCCTGTCGTCGGGCCGGCAACAAATTTCGCCGCCATACCGGACACCGCCAAGTGGCTGATCGCCTTTGCGATGGTCATAGGGCGATTGGAACTTGTAACGTTTCTCGCCGTCCTCCAGCCCTGGTTCTGGCGCCGGTAA
- a CDS encoding LysR substrate-binding domain-containing protein, translating to MERHLTVILAADVVGYSHLMEADEERTHAAFCICRAVIADLVSNHRGRIFSGAGDSVLAEFASPVEAMRAAVEIQTDLAKRSLDLPENHQMKFRIGINLGDVLVDGDNLFGDGVNIAVRLEALAEPGGICLSSSVYEHVERKLPLQYVDIGPQRLKNIARPIHAFRASISRTSENVLSITAIHTFATNWLAPRLGAFQTAHRDLDLRLEAMSRVVDLRCEPFDVGIRAGNGRWPGLISHELMVEEFAPFCSPDFLAGAGNISAPSDLLTLPLLRDDDWWRAWFKAAGVADSEPKISSSVFFNTQIVVSQAAIAGQGVALLTPALFAPDIKAGRLVQLFDVIARNGISLWLVYPEERESSRKIRVFREWLLDEIQRVQ from the coding sequence ATGGAGCGCCACCTAACCGTCATTCTCGCGGCCGATGTTGTCGGCTACAGCCACCTTATGGAGGCTGATGAGGAGCGTACCCACGCTGCTTTCTGCATCTGCCGGGCTGTTATCGCTGATCTAGTCTCCAACCATCGCGGTCGGATATTCTCAGGGGCAGGCGACAGCGTGCTGGCGGAGTTCGCCAGTCCGGTCGAGGCGATGCGGGCTGCGGTCGAAATTCAGACCGATCTGGCAAAGCGCTCCCTCGATCTACCCGAAAACCACCAAATGAAATTTCGCATCGGCATCAACCTCGGTGACGTCCTCGTTGATGGCGACAATCTCTTCGGGGACGGTGTGAACATCGCGGTGCGGCTGGAGGCATTGGCCGAACCTGGTGGAATCTGCTTATCCAGCAGTGTTTACGAGCATGTCGAACGTAAACTGCCTCTGCAATACGTGGATATTGGACCTCAAAGGCTAAAAAACATCGCCAGGCCCATACATGCTTTTCGCGCGTCGATATCACGGACATCCGAGAACGTGCTCTCGATCACCGCGATCCATACCTTCGCGACCAATTGGCTGGCACCGCGCCTGGGGGCATTCCAGACCGCCCACCGCGATCTCGACTTGAGGCTGGAGGCTATGAGTCGCGTGGTCGACCTCAGATGCGAGCCGTTTGACGTCGGTATTCGCGCGGGTAACGGTCGCTGGCCGGGTCTGATATCCCATGAGCTAATGGTTGAGGAGTTTGCTCCATTCTGCAGTCCAGACTTCCTGGCAGGGGCGGGCAACATATCGGCACCTTCCGATCTCCTTACGCTGCCGTTGCTAAGAGATGATGACTGGTGGCGAGCGTGGTTCAAGGCGGCTGGAGTTGCGGATTCCGAGCCAAAAATCTCTTCATCGGTCTTTTTCAACACGCAGATAGTGGTCAGCCAGGCCGCAATCGCTGGACAAGGGGTTGCATTGCTTACACCAGCGTTATTCGCGCCGGACATCAAGGCCGGACGTTTGGTGCAACTTTTCGATGTCATCGCCCGCAACGGGATCAGCCTCTGGCTTGTCTACCCGGAGGAACGGGAGAGTTCCCGCAAGATTCGCGTGTTCAGGGAATGGCTCCTGGATGAAATTCAGCGTGTCCAGTGA
- the imm45 gene encoding Imm45 family immunity protein, which yields MQKLVDLEEPQIWRGAIFRVKGSHPYEELVDFMVVETTDAARPLGIMVATGYSAGHTIAHLPPEAIVLRTKSISTAWLTANWSKWVYPDCPIDQVLFMKKYVI from the coding sequence ATGCAAAAGCTGGTGGACCTTGAAGAGCCACAAATCTGGCGCGGCGCTATCTTCCGCGTCAAAGGCTCTCACCCTTACGAAGAGCTCGTAGACTTTATGGTCGTCGAAACGACTGACGCAGCACGCCCGCTTGGGATTATGGTGGCAACAGGTTATAGCGCTGGACACACGATCGCTCATCTTCCGCCGGAGGCAATCGTCTTACGAACCAAGTCCATTTCTACGGCTTGGCTCACGGCGAATTGGTCAAAGTGGGTCTACCCTGATTGCCCGATCGACCAAGTGCTCTTTATGAAAAAATACGTGATTTGA
- a CDS encoding DUF2750 domain-containing protein, whose amino-acid sequence MTGAAACSVQGNKAARGRDGDLRATVALSLLRLLAISLAVFRDRWLEGLEEDSIRVGINWSGGRATGFDVEPSDVRRRLTFGA is encoded by the coding sequence ATGACGGGAGCTGCGGCATGCAGCGTTCAAGGGAATAAGGCCGCGAGAGGACGAGACGGCGATTTACGAGCCACGGTCGCACTGAGCCTGCTGAGACTCCTTGCTATCAGCCTGGCGGTGTTCCGCGACAGGTGGCTGGAAGGCTTGGAGGAAGACTCCATAAGGGTTGGCATTAATTGGAGCGGGGGGCGTGCGACTGGGTTTGACGTTGAACCTTCTGACGTTCGCCGAAGGCTCACATTCGGCGCATAG
- the imm45 gene encoding Imm45 family immunity protein — MQKLVDLEEPQIWRGAIFRVKGSHPYEELVDFMVVETTDAARPLGIMVATGYSAGHTIVHLQPEAIVLRTKSISTAWLKANWSKWVYPDCPIDQVLFMKNYVI; from the coding sequence ATGCAAAAGCTGGTGGACCTTGAAGAGCCACAAATCTGGCGCGGCGCTATCTTCCGCGTCAAAGGCTCTCACCCTTACGAAGAGCTTGTAGACTTTATGGTCGTCGAAACGACTGACGCAGCACGCCCGCTTGGGATTATGGTGGCAACAGGTTATAGCGCTGGACACACGATCGTTCATCTTCAGCCGGAGGCAATCGTCTTACGAACCAAGTCCATTTCTACGGCTTGGCTCAAGGCGAATTGGTCAAAGTGGGTCTACCCTGATTGCCCGATCGACCAAGTGCTCTTTATGAAAAATTACGTGATTTGA
- the terL gene encoding phage terminase large subunit: MVDAIPAGARSMRGWDLGATPKTESNDPDWTAATKIGKFPDGRYIMAHHCHDRLSPTGVERLIKNTAEADGKEMHISLPQDPGQAGKSQVTNLTKLLAGFTVRATPESGDKTTRFSPFSAQAAGNVWVLRGPWNETWFSSLEARAGHSMRCWAQARTRWRTSSFQIVESGSLGILQGTTEDPPELL, from the coding sequence GTGGTCGATGCCATCCCGGCCGGCGCGCGCTCGATGCGGGGCTGGGACCTTGGTGCAACGCCCAAGACCGAGAGCAACGATCCGGACTGGACCGCCGCTACCAAGATCGGAAAGTTTCCGGACGGCCGGTACATCATGGCTCACCACTGCCACGATCGGCTGTCGCCAACCGGCGTCGAGCGGCTGATAAAGAACACGGCCGAAGCCGACGGCAAGGAAATGCACATTTCTCTGCCTCAGGACCCGGGGCAGGCCGGCAAATCGCAGGTCACCAACCTTACGAAGCTGCTCGCGGGCTTCACGGTTCGGGCGACACCCGAATCCGGCGACAAGACCACGCGTTTCAGCCCGTTCTCTGCGCAGGCGGCGGGCAACGTCTGGGTGCTCCGCGGACCTTGGAACGAGACTTGGTTTTCATCGCTCGAGGCACGAGCCGGGCATTCAATGCGCTGCTGGGCGCAAGCACGTACACGCTGGCGAACGTCTAGCTTCCAGATTGTAGAAAGCGGCTCATTGGGTATCTTACAGGGCACGACTGAGGACCCGCCCGAGCTACTGTGA
- a CDS encoding CPCC family cysteine-rich protein, with protein MSHDHCPCCKHRTLSARAEHEVYPVCFWEDDGQDEDEADVVRGGPNGRLSLHAARADYAAFGASDERFITKVRPPRSTEKWTIIK; from the coding sequence ATGAGCCACGATCACTGCCCATGCTGCAAACACCGGACGCTGTCTGCTCGCGCCGAGCATGAAGTTTATCCGGTTTGCTTCTGGGAGGATGACGGCCAGGACGAGGATGAAGCCGACGTGGTAAGAGGCGGGCCTAATGGCCGCTTGTCACTGCATGCTGCGCGGGCCGACTATGCAGCTTTCGGCGCGTCGGACGAACGCTTCATTACCAAAGTGAGACCTCCGCGATCCACAGAGAAGTGGACCATAATTAAATAA